A genomic region of Jeotgalibaca ciconiae contains the following coding sequences:
- a CDS encoding alpha/beta fold hydrolase, translated as MEKHYLETGKGRLFYLHQGSGEPLLFLHGNNEDSSIFQNQYNFFTQKYSVYALDTRGHGQSDFAVQSLTFKRMAEDILLLMDQNGLDSVHIIGYSDGGNIGLYFSSHFPERVKSLITMGANYEADALVEPLYQDLLEEKEKLQMITDEKDRRRKESVLQLMLDNLDLTEQDLQSISIPVFVMAGEKDVIKRSHTEKIAEIIPKAELFLVPEGGHDFFIDNPDSLKEAATLFYKKISN; from the coding sequence ATGGAAAAACATTATCTAGAAACTGGAAAAGGTAGATTGTTTTACCTTCACCAAGGAAGTGGAGAGCCACTCTTGTTTCTTCATGGAAATAATGAAGATTCCTCTATTTTTCAAAACCAATATAACTTTTTTACACAGAAGTATTCTGTATATGCTCTTGATACAAGGGGGCATGGGCAATCGGATTTTGCCGTTCAAAGTTTGACCTTTAAAAGAATGGCTGAAGATATCTTACTGTTAATGGATCAAAATGGTTTGGATAGCGTGCACATCATCGGCTATAGCGACGGCGGAAATATAGGGTTATACTTTTCTTCTCATTTTCCAGAACGAGTGAAAAGCTTAATTACAATGGGAGCAAACTACGAAGCTGATGCTTTAGTAGAACCGCTGTATCAAGATTTACTGGAGGAAAAAGAGAAGCTCCAAATGATTACCGATGAGAAGGATCGACGGAGGAAGGAGTCTGTTCTACAATTAATGCTGGATAATTTGGATTTAACTGAGCAAGATTTGCAAAGTATTTCGATACCAGTGTTCGTTATGGCAGGAGAGAAGGACGTTATTAAACGCAGCCATACAGAAAAAATAGCTGAAATCATTCCAAAAGCGGAGCTGTTTCTTGTACCAGAAGGAGGACATGATTTCTTTATCGATAATCCTGATAGTTTGAAAGAAGCAGCAACTCTTTTTTACAAAAAAATATCCAACTAA
- a CDS encoding uracil-DNA glycosylase — protein sequence MKQIIHNEWQEILQEEFQAPYYQQLRMFLKQEYEEQTIYPVMQDIWQAFELTPYNDVKVLILGQDPYHGPNQAHGLSFSVQKGVKIPPSLRNIYKELEEDLGIKPANHGDLTSWAKQGIFLLNTVLTVRQGQAYSHRGKGWEMLTDAVIRALNNRKEPVIFLLWGNASIAKKALIDTQKHIVLTSPHPSPLSAHRGFFGSKPFSKINDALIDLGEEPIDWQLPEEE from the coding sequence ATGAAACAAATCATCCATAATGAATGGCAAGAAATACTACAAGAAGAATTCCAGGCACCATATTATCAACAATTGCGAATGTTTTTAAAGCAGGAATACGAGGAACAGACGATTTATCCCGTGATGCAGGATATTTGGCAAGCCTTTGAGTTAACGCCTTATAATGATGTAAAGGTTTTGATATTGGGACAAGACCCATACCACGGACCCAATCAAGCTCATGGTCTAAGTTTCTCTGTACAAAAAGGGGTGAAAATCCCACCTTCATTGCGGAATATTTATAAAGAATTAGAAGAGGATTTAGGTATAAAACCAGCGAATCATGGAGATTTAACTTCTTGGGCAAAGCAAGGTATATTTCTATTGAACACCGTCTTAACCGTGCGTCAAGGACAAGCCTATTCACATAGAGGGAAAGGCTGGGAAATGTTGACAGATGCTGTCATTCGAGCACTCAATAATCGAAAAGAACCAGTCATTTTTTTGTTGTGGGGGAATGCCTCGATTGCAAAGAAAGCACTCATTGATACCCAAAAACATATTGTGCTAACTTCTCCTCATCCAAGTCCATTATCTGCACACAGAGGTTTTTTTGGCTCGAAACCTTTTTCTAAAATAAATGATGCGCTGATCGACCTCGGTGAAGAACCAATTGATTGGCAATTGCCCGAAGAAGAATAA
- a CDS encoding Cof-type HAD-IIB family hydrolase, whose product MIELIVSDMDGTLLNNKLAVSDTNRQAIEFAQSKGIKFMVATGRGYTEAVPALHEAGIYCPMITVNGGQLYDEEGTLVENIGIDKKRIKNILNFVKSKGLYAEVVTTEGVYSDDKVGRIETMTTLLQKTNPDTTFKMALILALGRLELLNIHYVDDFDEILNKESSEMLKVLVFSNIGQPELQVIRDEFESDSELVITSSFFNNIEINHVQAQKGIALERVAKHMKIPLKNIMAIGDNFNDASMLEKAGVSFAMGNAELGVKKIAKYETGTNNDHGVADAIFRCINENL is encoded by the coding sequence GTGATTGAGTTAATTGTTTCAGATATGGATGGTACACTACTAAATAATAAGCTGGCTGTTTCGGATACGAATCGCCAAGCAATTGAATTTGCTCAAAGTAAAGGAATTAAATTTATGGTGGCGACTGGACGTGGATACACAGAAGCAGTCCCTGCCTTGCACGAGGCTGGTATCTATTGCCCAATGATTACGGTTAATGGTGGACAGCTTTACGATGAGGAAGGAACGCTCGTTGAGAATATCGGTATCGATAAAAAACGTATTAAGAATATTTTAAATTTTGTTAAATCAAAAGGACTTTATGCGGAAGTCGTTACAACAGAAGGTGTTTACTCAGACGATAAAGTTGGACGAATTGAAACCATGACAACGCTACTACAAAAGACCAATCCAGATACGACTTTTAAAATGGCACTTATTTTAGCGCTTGGGCGTTTGGAATTATTAAATATTCACTATGTTGATGATTTTGATGAAATTCTTAATAAAGAGTCTTCTGAAATGTTAAAAGTGTTAGTTTTTAGTAATATTGGGCAACCAGAATTGCAAGTAATCAGAGATGAATTCGAAAGTGACAGTGAACTAGTTATCACTTCCTCTTTCTTCAACAACATTGAAATTAACCATGTTCAAGCACAAAAGGGAATTGCACTTGAACGTGTAGCGAAACATATGAAGATTCCTTTAAAAAATATTATGGCTATTGGAGACAACTTCAACGATGCTTCCATGCTTGAAAAAGCAGGTGTCAGCTTTGCGATGGGAAATGCTGAACTGGGTGTCAAAAAGATTGCTAAGTATGAGACAGGGACCAACAATGATCACGGCGTTGCCGATGCTATTTTCCGCTGCATAAACGAAAATCTCTAA
- a CDS encoding YvrJ family protein — MEAGLANYIELISNTGFPIVISLYLLNRMEKKLDSLVHAINQLCESYTIANKL, encoded by the coding sequence ATGGAAGCAGGTTTAGCTAACTATATTGAATTAATAAGTAATACAGGATTTCCAATTGTTATATCTCTATATCTTTTAAATCGGATGGAGAAAAAATTGGATTCCCTCGTGCATGCTATTAATCAATTATGTGAGTCCTATACAATTGCGAATAAACTTTAA
- a CDS encoding amino acid ABC transporter ATP-binding protein, protein MADTKVVVQNLKKSFGDNEVLKGIDMEITEGEVVCIIGPSGSGKSTFLRCLNGLEEITGGTVLVDKVDITNPKTDINKVREEIGMVFQHFNLFPHLTVSENITLAPVELKRMTKEDAHKKALDLLKTVGLSEKAEVYPNSLSGGQKQRVAIARALAMNPDIMLFDEPTSALDPEMVGEVLEVMKKLAKDGMTMVVVTHEMGFAREVGDRVIFMDGGYIVEQGTPEEVFQNTQHPRTQDFLNKVL, encoded by the coding sequence ATGGCAGATACAAAAGTAGTCGTACAAAATTTAAAAAAGAGTTTTGGCGACAATGAGGTCCTGAAAGGGATTGATATGGAAATAACTGAAGGTGAAGTTGTTTGTATTATCGGTCCTTCCGGTTCAGGTAAAAGTACTTTTTTACGTTGCTTAAACGGTCTTGAAGAAATTACTGGAGGGACAGTATTAGTTGATAAGGTAGATATTACGAATCCTAAAACGGATATAAATAAAGTTCGGGAAGAAATCGGGATGGTTTTTCAGCATTTTAATCTTTTCCCCCATCTGACTGTCTCAGAAAATATTACACTTGCACCAGTAGAATTAAAAAGAATGACAAAAGAGGATGCTCATAAGAAAGCTCTCGATTTATTAAAAACTGTTGGACTTTCCGAAAAGGCAGAAGTATATCCAAATTCATTATCTGGCGGCCAAAAGCAGCGTGTCGCTATTGCTCGAGCATTGGCAATGAATCCGGATATTATGTTATTTGACGAACCAACTTCTGCTCTTGATCCAGAAATGGTTGGGGAAGTTTTAGAAGTTATGAAAAAACTGGCTAAAGATGGGATGACAATGGTTGTTGTCACTCACGAAATGGGCTTTGCTCGTGAAGTTGGGGACCGTGTTATTTTTATGGATGGCGGCTACATTGTAGAGCAAGGTACCCCAGAGGAGGTATTTCAAAATACACAGCACCCACGAACGCAAGACTTCCTGAACAAAGTATTGTAA
- a CDS encoding 3D domain-containing protein yields MSKNGKLGKIILAGLASQMLFAAPIQASTLDELNKQEQEKTSEISNLENEIGSMLFSINERKAEIDNLNAEVAEIELEKQQTVSEIEEQKELIAARKEQLEERLIALQTSPSSNNRIMMVLEAENFSDFIGKFLLVGQLQAADNERIEAAIEEEEKLSQLEERLVEEIALGKSKAELVSIESESLHQELGNLQAVLADNQVALQEILTSKSEEEERLAEVARQEQEAAEKAEAERLAAEEAEKQAELEKQEAAVLAAKQEAAKVEQTVSKEEVVNTTPSGTSNETTPAKKEEPVKETTPPASTGRTLTVEATAYSRNEPGLTNFTATGIDLRSNPMVIAVDPSVIPLGTLLDVPGYGIAIAGDTGSAIKGNKIDLHMENLAACHAFGRQTITITILD; encoded by the coding sequence TTGAGTAAAAATGGAAAGCTCGGAAAAATCATTCTTGCAGGATTAGCGAGTCAAATGCTTTTTGCAGCGCCAATCCAAGCATCAACATTAGATGAGTTAAATAAGCAAGAACAAGAAAAAACATCTGAAATTTCTAATCTGGAAAATGAGATTGGAAGTATGCTGTTTTCAATCAATGAAAGAAAAGCCGAAATCGACAATTTAAATGCTGAAGTAGCGGAAATTGAACTAGAGAAACAACAAACGGTTAGTGAGATTGAAGAGCAAAAGGAATTAATCGCAGCGCGTAAGGAACAGTTAGAAGAGCGTTTAATCGCTTTACAAACCAGCCCGTCTTCAAATAACCGTATTATGATGGTTCTAGAAGCTGAAAATTTCTCTGATTTCATCGGTAAGTTCTTGCTAGTAGGTCAACTTCAAGCGGCCGACAATGAACGAATTGAAGCGGCAATTGAAGAGGAAGAAAAATTAAGCCAATTAGAAGAACGACTTGTTGAAGAAATTGCATTAGGAAAATCAAAAGCAGAACTCGTAAGTATTGAATCAGAGTCGCTTCATCAAGAACTTGGAAACTTACAAGCTGTCCTTGCTGATAATCAAGTTGCATTACAAGAAATATTGACAAGTAAATCAGAAGAAGAAGAACGTTTGGCAGAAGTCGCTCGTCAAGAGCAAGAAGCTGCAGAAAAAGCAGAAGCTGAACGACTTGCTGCTGAAGAAGCAGAGAAACAAGCTGAATTAGAAAAACAAGAGGCAGCAGTTCTAGCCGCAAAACAAGAAGCTGCAAAAGTTGAACAAACCGTTTCAAAAGAAGAAGTGGTAAATACGACACCTTCAGGAACAAGTAATGAAACAACACCTGCAAAGAAGGAAGAACCTGTCAAAGAAACCACTCCACCAGCTTCAACTGGAAGAACGTTGACAGTGGAAGCAACTGCTTATTCACGTAATGAGCCTGGGCTAACGAACTTCACAGCTACTGGCATCGATTTACGTTCAAATCCAATGGTGATTGCGGTAGACCCAAGTGTTATCCCATTAGGAACATTACTTGATGTACCAGGATACGGAATCGCGATTGCAGGAGATACAGGTTCTGCAATTAAAGGAAACAAAATTGACTTACATATGGAGAATCTTGCTGCGTGTCATGCGTTTGGAAGACAAACCATCACGATTACAATTTTAGATTAA
- a CDS encoding nucleoside 2-deoxyribosyltransferase has translation MTKKAYYAAPLFSEMELQYNRYLTDIIKKAFPALDIYIPQEQDDINDKNAYADSIMIAKYDTDALLASDIMIAVLDGATIDVGVATEIGVAYQAGIPVIGLYTDSRQQGATNEKKLAALQNIAESQFSYANLYTIGLIKTNGVVVSDKENLLKSIHTYLD, from the coding sequence ATGACAAAAAAAGCTTATTATGCTGCTCCCCTCTTTTCTGAAATGGAGTTGCAATACAACCGGTATTTAACAGATATTATCAAAAAAGCGTTTCCTGCACTAGATATCTATATCCCCCAAGAACAAGACGATATTAATGATAAAAATGCTTATGCAGATTCCATTATGATTGCGAAATATGATACAGATGCGCTGCTTGCTTCAGATATCATGATTGCTGTTTTAGACGGTGCAACGATTGACGTTGGAGTTGCGACAGAAATTGGTGTTGCTTACCAAGCTGGGATTCCAGTTATTGGCCTATATACCGACTCACGCCAACAAGGAGCAACGAACGAGAAAAAGCTTGCTGCTCTACAAAATATTGCTGAGTCTCAATTTTCATACGCCAATCTTTACACAATTGGGCTGATAAAGACAAATGGAGTTGTAGTAAGTGATAAGGAAAACTTACTAAAAAGCATCCATACTTATTTGGATTAA
- a CDS encoding Ppx/GppA family phosphatase → MDSEIIGLIDIGSNTIRLVIFEINKDYRLFELQNIKTPARLSQYLNDKKEMSQDGIDVLIEVLKNFYDVTKLYQVARLMPMATAAIRQAKNQQDILKQVQEKVGIHIEILPEEKEAFYGSYAVAHTTQTENSVTVDIGGGSTEITYFKNKKIIKYHSFPFGVVSLKQMFFKDKEHNHEKAIEKMTQFVKEQLKTLKWLKKLRVPVTAIGGSARSIANVHQRTVDYPLGGVHGYRMSGNDLDDTLSLFKSLSISELENLDGLSQDRTDIIIPANVVFKSLFEEVKAPVFIFSNKGLREGIIIEYVNSKTNQDAFTINNIGTQSVYRLGLAYHTQNSVADYRGNLVSELYEELCDHQFFEKDGKIARLLQYGSYLYYMGEYIENGAGSQHTFYIISNSELNGLTHKERVIIGLLASYKNKSLFNQYIEPFHHWFTISYIDQIRYLGGLIKFANALNDSHMNVIRKMELKKNNDGYELLLYHKDPVIAEKYRAMRQKKHLNRVIQKDLTLTFIELP, encoded by the coding sequence ATGGATTCTGAAATAATTGGTTTAATTGATATCGGCTCCAATACGATTCGTTTAGTCATCTTTGAGATCAATAAAGACTATCGCCTCTTCGAGCTTCAAAATATTAAAACACCCGCAAGATTATCACAATATTTAAACGATAAAAAAGAAATGTCTCAAGATGGTATTGACGTTCTAATAGAAGTCTTGAAAAATTTTTATGATGTAACAAAATTATATCAAGTAGCTCGATTGATGCCTATGGCTACAGCGGCAATTCGACAAGCTAAAAATCAACAAGACATTTTAAAACAAGTTCAAGAAAAAGTTGGAATCCATATAGAAATTCTTCCAGAAGAAAAAGAAGCTTTCTATGGCAGCTATGCTGTTGCTCATACCACGCAGACAGAAAATAGTGTCACAGTCGATATTGGCGGCGGGAGTACAGAAATTACGTACTTTAAAAACAAAAAAATCATCAAGTATCACAGTTTCCCTTTTGGGGTCGTTTCATTAAAGCAAATGTTCTTTAAAGACAAGGAACATAATCATGAAAAAGCAATTGAAAAAATGACTCAATTTGTAAAAGAGCAATTAAAAACTCTCAAGTGGCTAAAAAAACTACGGGTACCCGTCACTGCAATCGGCGGTTCCGCCCGCAGTATCGCCAATGTACACCAGCGAACAGTTGACTATCCATTAGGCGGTGTTCACGGATACCGAATGTCAGGAAATGACTTGGATGATACATTGTCCCTTTTCAAATCTTTATCAATTTCAGAATTAGAAAACTTGGATGGGTTGAGTCAAGATCGGACCGATATTATTATTCCTGCCAACGTTGTCTTCAAATCCCTATTTGAGGAAGTCAAAGCACCTGTATTTATTTTTAGCAACAAAGGTTTAAGAGAAGGTATTATTATTGAGTACGTCAATAGCAAAACGAATCAAGATGCATTCACAATAAATAATATTGGAACGCAAAGTGTCTATCGTTTAGGCCTTGCTTATCATACTCAAAATAGTGTGGCTGATTACCGTGGAAATCTGGTCAGTGAATTGTATGAAGAATTATGTGATCATCAGTTCTTTGAAAAAGACGGAAAAATCGCCCGTTTACTGCAATACGGCAGTTACCTTTACTATATGGGGGAATACATTGAAAACGGTGCTGGTTCTCAACATACTTTTTATATTATTTCCAACAGTGAGTTAAATGGTCTGACTCATAAAGAACGCGTAATCATCGGCTTGCTTGCCAGTTATAAGAATAAGTCATTATTCAATCAATATATAGAACCATTCCATCATTGGTTTACGATTAGCTACATTGATCAAATTCGATACTTAGGCGGCCTTATTAAATTTGCAAATGCTTTGAACGATTCACATATGAATGTCATAAGAAAAATGGAATTGAAGAAGAATAATGATGGATATGAACTCCTTTTATATCATAAAGATCCTGTAATCGCTGAAAAATATCGAGCAATGCGCCAAAAGAAACATTTAAACCGCGTCATTCAAAAAGATCTTACGTTAACCTTTATAGAATTGCCATAA
- a CDS encoding RNA degradosome polyphosphate kinase — protein MIKNKEINLASPEYYFNRELSWLDFNLRVLLEAKDDHNPLLEQLNFLSIGSSNLDEFFMVRVAGLQDQLKFGFNQPDTKTLLTPEQQLIAISEKNRQNIKLQYELFENLKSKLSNYQITSTTPEALSAEEHKEISRYYHKAIFPILTPLRIDVYHPFPHLNNKLLHLFIKLKNGDKKHSAIIPIPSLVSRYYVIRNGDERKIVFLEDMIANYLYTLFPGFEIVDYFVFRITRNADLDINEDSAVDLLLAIEDFLIQRKKGMAVRLEVDQRNSKTDLTGSIQFLMSELELKERDYYDVHGPLDLTFISKISSTFKSDFPELAYHPYEPTIPKELENENLYSVVETQDVFLHHPYDSFESIVDFINQAADDKDTWAIKQTLYRVSKDSPIVLALKRAAENGIQVTVLLELKARFDEENNLHWAKELEESGANVLYGVSDLKTHSKITLVVKKKKGKMIRYVHLGTGNYNDQTAKIYEDMGIITTNKEIGEDATLFFNYLSGYSDNPDYSRLYVSPNNIRLSFFEYIEKEIELHKKYQTGRIIAKMNSLTDKKIIMKLYEASQIGVKIDLIIRGICCLKPGVPDVSENIRVRSIVGRFLEHSRIYYFHQNGKRHLFLSSADMMTRNMVNRVEIEFPILDERIKDEITSIIDVYLADNVKARELQTDGSYAYIRNEKEAINAQNTFMNKNKRESNEDSAERKNEIPSKKRIDRKPFDQNNHTIYPIIFLLIFIVGVILASIFDRTFLIIVASITLIFFVYQHFQFKLQEKNTRI, from the coding sequence ATGATAAAAAATAAGGAAATAAACCTAGCATCACCTGAATATTATTTTAACCGTGAACTAAGCTGGCTTGATTTTAACCTACGCGTTCTTTTGGAAGCCAAGGATGATCACAATCCTTTGTTAGAGCAATTAAATTTTTTATCGATTGGCAGTTCCAATTTGGATGAATTTTTCATGGTACGAGTTGCCGGTCTTCAAGATCAGCTAAAGTTTGGTTTTAATCAACCCGATACCAAAACTCTCTTAACTCCTGAGCAGCAGCTTATCGCTATCTCGGAAAAAAACCGTCAAAATATCAAACTTCAATATGAATTGTTCGAAAACTTGAAAAGCAAATTGAGCAACTATCAGATAACCTCTACAACGCCTGAAGCATTATCAGCTGAAGAGCACAAAGAAATCAGCAGATATTATCATAAAGCAATTTTTCCAATACTAACTCCTTTGAGAATCGATGTGTATCATCCATTTCCTCATTTAAATAACAAATTGCTGCACCTTTTTATTAAATTAAAAAATGGGGATAAAAAACATAGTGCCATCATTCCCATTCCCTCTTTAGTAAGCAGGTACTATGTGATTCGAAATGGAGATGAAAGAAAAATTGTCTTCCTAGAAGATATGATTGCCAATTACCTATACACATTGTTTCCTGGCTTTGAAATCGTTGATTACTTTGTTTTTCGGATTACCCGAAATGCTGATTTAGATATTAATGAAGACAGTGCAGTAGATCTTTTGTTAGCCATTGAAGATTTCTTGATTCAACGAAAAAAAGGAATGGCTGTGCGTCTGGAAGTAGACCAAAGAAATTCTAAAACGGACTTAACTGGCAGCATCCAGTTTTTAATGTCTGAGCTTGAGTTAAAAGAACGTGATTATTATGATGTTCATGGTCCCTTGGATTTAACTTTTATATCCAAAATAAGCAGTACATTCAAATCCGACTTTCCAGAACTTGCTTATCATCCGTATGAACCGACCATCCCGAAAGAGTTGGAGAATGAAAATCTCTATTCCGTTGTAGAAACTCAAGATGTTTTCCTTCACCATCCCTATGATTCTTTCGAATCAATCGTTGACTTTATCAATCAAGCAGCGGACGACAAAGATACGTGGGCAATTAAACAAACTTTGTATCGTGTTTCAAAAGATTCTCCCATTGTTCTTGCATTGAAGCGAGCAGCAGAAAATGGAATTCAAGTAACGGTTTTATTGGAGCTAAAAGCAAGATTTGACGAGGAAAATAACCTTCACTGGGCAAAGGAGTTAGAAGAATCCGGCGCAAACGTTCTCTATGGCGTTTCTGATCTAAAAACACACAGCAAAATTACCCTTGTTGTGAAGAAGAAAAAAGGAAAAATGATTCGCTATGTTCACCTTGGCACTGGGAATTATAATGATCAAACTGCAAAGATCTATGAAGATATGGGAATTATCACGACAAATAAAGAAATAGGCGAAGATGCAACGCTATTTTTTAATTATTTAAGTGGGTATTCCGACAATCCTGACTACAGTCGTTTATACGTATCGCCTAATAATATCCGCCTGTCGTTTTTCGAATACATTGAAAAAGAAATAGAACTGCATAAAAAATATCAAACGGGAAGAATTATTGCCAAAATGAATTCCCTTACTGATAAAAAAATTATCATGAAACTATATGAAGCTAGTCAGATTGGTGTAAAAATCGATTTAATTATTCGTGGGATTTGTTGCTTAAAACCAGGCGTGCCAGATGTCAGTGAAAACATTCGTGTTCGAAGCATTGTCGGAAGATTTTTAGAGCACAGTCGAATCTACTACTTTCACCAAAATGGAAAACGACATCTTTTTCTTTCCTCTGCCGATATGATGACGAGAAATATGGTAAATCGAGTAGAAATTGAGTTTCCTATTCTGGACGAAAGGATTAAAGATGAGATTACCTCTATTATTGATGTTTATTTAGCAGATAATGTGAAAGCTCGAGAATTACAAACAGATGGAAGCTATGCATATATCCGCAACGAAAAAGAAGCGATTAATGCCCAAAATACCTTCATGAATAAAAATAAACGTGAATCTAACGAAGATTCAGCAGAACGAAAAAACGAAATCCCTTCAAAAAAAAGAATAGATAGAAAACCGTTTGATCAAAACAATCACACGATTTACCCTATTATTTTCCTACTTATTTTTATTGTAGGAGTGATTCTAGCTAGCATATTTGATAGGACGTTTTTAATAATCGTTGCCTCTATCACACTAATATTTTTCGTTTACCAACACTTTCAATTCAAGCTTCAGGAGAAAAACACGCGAATTTAA
- the brnQ gene encoding branched-chain amino acid transport system II carrier protein, translating into MEKKLTIKEYIFIGSMLFGLFFGAGNLIFPIQMGQLAGSNMLSATIGFIITAVGLPFLGIVAIGLSRKESLYDLASKISPKYGAFFTIALYLTIGPFFAIPRTATVSYEVAFASYLEPHQLQLVLFIFSILFFIASLWFSLRPSGILTWVGKILNPIFLVSLALLIVFSIIQPMGQVSEVPVVESYQAGAFFTGFLEGYNTMDALASLAFGIIVVRTIQNLGVTKPSSIARNTIIAGVFSLALMVIIYASLVYIGTTSQGLFSISANGGTALAEVSNHYFSGFGAVILAIIITVACFKTAVGLITAISEMFVTIFPDKLSYNQYVYIFTGISFVVANLGLSQIISFSLPVLMFLYPLAITLILVTILNPLFKDKAIVYQVTTIFTLPFALLDFLHALPEELKETLHLDFVSEWAKEFIPLFKIGMGWFIPSLIGFVIGFILSKKRK; encoded by the coding sequence ATGGAGAAAAAATTAACGATTAAAGAATATATATTTATTGGATCTATGTTGTTTGGCTTATTTTTTGGAGCAGGAAACTTAATTTTTCCTATTCAAATGGGTCAACTAGCTGGTTCGAATATGTTGTCAGCAACAATCGGCTTTATTATTACTGCAGTAGGACTGCCGTTTTTAGGCATTGTAGCAATTGGTTTATCAAGAAAAGAAAGCTTGTACGACCTAGCAAGTAAAATCAGTCCGAAATACGGAGCTTTTTTTACAATTGCACTTTATTTAACAATTGGGCCGTTCTTTGCAATACCAAGAACTGCAACAGTTTCTTATGAAGTTGCTTTTGCCTCTTACCTGGAACCACATCAATTACAGTTGGTTTTATTTATTTTTTCGATTCTATTTTTTATTGCTTCATTATGGTTCTCATTGCGGCCATCGGGGATATTAACATGGGTAGGGAAGATATTGAACCCGATATTTCTTGTTTCTTTAGCACTTTTAATTGTATTTTCAATTATTCAACCGATGGGTCAGGTTAGTGAGGTTCCTGTTGTTGAAAGTTATCAGGCAGGTGCTTTCTTTACAGGTTTTCTAGAAGGATATAATACAATGGATGCTTTGGCATCTCTTGCTTTTGGTATTATCGTTGTCCGAACTATTCAGAATTTAGGTGTAACCAAGCCGTCTTCGATTGCACGTAATACGATTATTGCTGGTGTATTCAGTCTAGCCTTAATGGTAATCATTTATGCAAGCCTGGTTTATATCGGTACAACAAGCCAAGGATTATTCTCAATCAGTGCAAACGGTGGAACTGCTTTAGCAGAAGTTTCGAACCATTATTTTAGTGGTTTTGGAGCAGTTATCTTAGCTATTATTATTACTGTGGCTTGTTTTAAAACAGCTGTGGGACTGATTACGGCAATTAGTGAAATGTTTGTTACAATATTTCCAGATAAGCTGTCTTACAACCAATATGTCTATATTTTTACTGGTATCTCTTTCGTTGTGGCAAATCTAGGATTAAGCCAAATTATTTCATTTTCACTGCCGGTGTTGATGTTCTTGTACCCGCTAGCGATCACATTGATCCTTGTAACGATCCTAAACCCGCTTTTTAAAGATAAAGCGATTGTATATCAAGTAACGACGATTTTCACTTTGCCCTTTGCATTGTTAGATTTCTTGCATGCTTTGCCAGAAGAATTAAAAGAAACGCTTCATTTGGATTTTGTTTCGGAGTGGGCAAAAGAGTTCATTCCATTATTTAAAATCGGAATGGGCTGGTTCATTCCTTCGTTAATTGGATTTGTAATTGGTTTTATATTATCCAAAAAAAGAAAATAA